TTACCGGCCTGCGTAGTCGGTATCCCATGCGATCCGGTCGAGCAGCGCGCGCAGCTTGGCGCCGCGTGCCGCATTCAGCGCGGCGGCATGTGCGACGCGCCCGGCAAGATGCGCGCGGAAATCCGGATGCGCAGCTCGATTCTGCGACGCCGGGCCGCGCCGGATGCAGTTGGTCAGGATGGCCTTCAGGAGATCGAACTCATCGCGCGCCAGGTTCGGGTGACGATTGACGACTACGCCGGCCAGTTGCTGCCGCGACCCGCGCCGCATCACGCGCGTCTTGCGCAGTTGCAGCGCGAAGCCCTCCTCGAGCGCGATCGCGGCCACCCTGATTTGCAGGCGCTCGACGTTGCGCGCCAGCGCGCCGCCGCCCGAGAATGCGAGATCGTCCGCATAGCGCGTATAGGTCGCATCGAGCGAACGTGCGAGCGCGGCGAGCCGCATGTCGAACCGGAACGCGCACAGGTTCGCGAGCGCCGGCGACGTCGGCGCGCCCTGCGGCAGATGCCGTTCGCGATAGCGCTGGCGGCCGATCCAGTCGAACCGGTCGCGCAGGTCCGGCGCGAGCAGCCGCGCCGACGGCACGCGGTTCGTGCACAACCCGGTGAGCATGCGGGCGACTTCGACCGGATACCCGAGCGTCGCGAACAGCGCATGGACGCGTGCGGCGCGCACCGACACGAAGAAATCCGCGAGATCGAAGCGGACGACGACATCGCGATCGGCATGCGGCGCCGCGAACGACACGATCCCGTGCCCCTTGCGAAAACCGTGTACGGCGCCGTGCGGCGCAATGCGGTCGAGCAGCCCGTGCAGGATGCGGCGCTGCGCTTCGCGCAGCCTTCCCTTCGGGATCTCGACCAGCCGGGATCCGCCGCTGCGCTTGTCGAGCGCGACGTACGTGTAGTGATGCAGCGGTGTGGCGCTGCTGCGCGCGCCGACGCGCCAGTGATCGGACAGCCAGTCGAGTTCCGGCGCGCTCACGCCGAGCCAGCCGGCGAGATCGCCGGTCGTCGCCCATTGCGGCACGTCGCAACCGGCGAGCGGCGCCGGCAACGGCCGCTGGACCGGCGGCCGCCGCACCACGCGGATCACGACCGGCCGAGGGTCGCCGTACCACGCGCGCACGAATCCGGGCGCCTCGGCCACGACGTCCGCAAGCACATCGATGTCGGCGTCGGCCCAGTGCGCGCCGAAGCGCGCGAGCGATGCATCCGCGACTTCATGCGCCCACATCGGCGCGTCGCCGAGCACGGCCGCCATCCGCGCGATGACGCCGCCACGCTCGGGCGAGCCCGCGAGCATCGCTTCGGCAATCGTGCGGGTGGTATCGCGCAGGGATGCGTGCATGGCCAGGAATGGGCGGGACGATGAGTCAACGTGGCTGGTGCTGCGAGGCGGTACGTTGCGCAACGCGCAACCGGCCCCCTTGCGACGCATCGGTGTGTCGATCTGATCCACGGGGTAGCCCCGTGGTCCTGGAACATCGACTGCCTGTTCCGGGTGTGTGCTTGACCCACCGGCCCGCGTCCCGACTGTAATGGGCGCGCACGCCGGGTGTCAATTCAGGCGGGACGGCGTTCGATGCGCGGCGGGCCGTGCGGGTCGCCGGCCCGTGCCCGGCATCCCGCTACCGCGCTTACACGCCCCGCGCGAACAGCGCGCTGTACGCGATCGGCGCCACGCCGATGCCGGCCATGCCGCTCAGCATCGTCGCCCAGGTTGCGTCGGCCACGCTGACCGGAAACGACCGCACGCGATTGGCGAGCAGCCAGAAAGTCCGCGTCATGCCGTCGCTCATCGCGACTTCGTACCCGCTTCCCGCCGGCCAGTAGCCGACCGGGGGCAGCGCCACCGGTGCCTCGCGGCCGCCCCTGAACGCGGTGGCGGCGATCGCGAACTTGCTGTCGAGCGGCATGGCCCGGCGTGGTACGCAGTCCTGCGAATCCTGTTTCGGGAACGCCGGGCTCGTTTCGAGCCAGCGGCGATAAAACGCCTCGGCGTCGAGATGGACGACGAAACGCTCCACCCCGCCCGGCTCGGCCGCCAGATAGCAGTCGACCTGGCCGGGTACGGGTACGCGCCAGATCGCGCGCTTCGCGCTCAGGTCGACCAGTTCGCATGCCGTCGGCCGGAGCGAGAGGGTTGAAGCAGGTCCGGACTCGCGCAGGTCGCGGGCGCGGTCGAGTCCGTTACGAAGACGTGTCAGCATGGGCCCTCTCTTTCTCTCTCGATTTGTTCGAATGAGTCAGGGTGCGTGACGCGATCCGCGCCGTCGCCGCCGGTTCGCCCGGCTCCCCCGACGCTCCCGACCGGATCGGGAACCCGCGCAGTGTATCGCCTTTCGATGACGGAACGACAGGGCATGCTGCCCACCCCCGGTGGGCAAGGATCGTCCGCCCCGTCAAACGGAAACCCGCTTCGACCGGGCCTTTCAGCGTCGTGGGCACCGCCCGCCGCAGCGCATCAAAACCCTGCGGATCATGGAACGCGCCCCGCGCTGCGACCTCTACGATCAGCCCGCCCCGACTACGAGGCACGGGCCCGACGGGCGACGTTCTTTCAGAAGGACCTGCCCGCACGAAGCGGTGTCGGTTGCCCGGCGATTGCGCCGGGCGTGACTTCGAATGCTTGCGGCCGGCTCAATCAGCGGTCGAGCAACCGCCCCAGCCGCATCATCGTGACGTTCACGCCGAGATGGCGCATCGACGGCTGCACGATCACGCAGTTGTCGTACGGCGTGACGATCACGTCGTCGCCGTCGCGCGCGATCTCGGTACCGGCTTTCTCGATCACCTCGAGCCCCGTGAACGGCTGCGAGAACCGGAAATCCATCGAGCGCGCGACGACCGGCTCCGTGATCTCGATGAACTTCTGCCGCACCGGCGCGGCTTGCGTGAGGAACGCCGCGACGTCGTCGTGTGCGACGACGTCTGCATGCAGCAGGAAGCGCGCGGCGCTGTCGAGCGCGACGTCGCGCGCGCTCGCGGCGAAGTGCTGGCCCGTCTCGATCAGCAGCGCATTCTTCGCGCTCGCCGGATCGCCGAAGCCGCCGTAGTCGCGCAGCCGCGTGCCGTTCGCATGGCCGCGATCGACGATCACGTGCTCGGGCGTGCCGATCGCCGCTGCCAGCGCGATCGCCTTGTCGAGCGGACCCGTCATCATTAGCGGCGCCGATGCTTCGTGCATCGAGTGAATGTCGAGCAGCAGGTCGACCGTATCGAGCAGCGGCCGCATCGCGCGCGCACGGGCCAGCTCGCGGCTGGCGCGTGTGCCGTCGAGCGCGGCCGGCGTCCATACGCGATTCATGTCCTCGTCGAGATAGCGCGTCGCGTCGGCATTCTCCGCGCTGAAATGCTCGTACGCGCCGACGTTGCCGAAACCGAGCGACAGCCGGCCCGCGACCGGCCGCAGGCCGGCGGCCAACAGCGCATCCACCGCGATCGCGCCGCTGACTTCGTTGCCGTGCGTGAGCGCGAGGATCATCACGTGCTTGCCGGGCTTGCCGCTGTCGAACGTATGCAGGTAGTCGACGCCCGCGTTGCCCGCACGCCAGCGCGAGATGTCGGGGAACGCCACTTCGATCGGATAGGCCGGCAACGCGGCGCGGATGGCTTCAAGCGTAGTCATGTCGGAAGGATTCGTCAGGGTTCGGGAAAGGCGCAGCCGGCGCGTGCCGGCTACGCCCGAATCGGGTTCGTGTCGGGTCGGTCACGCCTCGGTCGCGCGCGTCGACGGTGTGGAATCGGCCGCTGCACCGCGCATCCGGCGGCCAAGCGAGATCACCGACGTGATGCCGAGCACGGCTGTCGCCATCACGTAGAAGCTCGGCGCCAGCTTGTTGTGCGTCGCATCGATCAGCCAGGTGACGATCAGCGGCGCGAAGCCGCCGAACAGCGTCACCGAGAAGTTGTACGACAGCGCGAGGCCCGTGCCGCGCGTGCTGGTCGGGAAGATGTCGGCGAGCAGCGCCGGCAACGGTGCGAGGCTCACCGCGATCAGCAGCCCGACGAGCGCCTGTACCGCGAGCAGCGTTTCGACGGTCGGATAACGGTTCAGCACGACGAACAGCGGCCACGTCGTCACGCCGACCAGGATCAGCGCGACCAGCATCACGCGGATGCGGCCGAAGCGATCCGACAGGTGCCCGACGACCGGCGCCGCGACCATCAGCATCGCGCCCGTGACGACCGCGCCGAGATACGACGACGTGGCCGGGATATGCAGTTGCTTGACCGCATACGTCGGCATGTACAGCTTGTGCACATAGTTGAAGGCCGTGGCCGTCGCGACGACACCCGCGCCGAGCAGCATGTTCGCGCGATCGCGGACGAACACGTCGCGCAGCGGCGACTTCGCGCGACCTTGCTCGCCGAGCCGGCGGAAATCGGCCGGTTCGTCGATGTTGCGGCGGATGTACAGGCCGACCGGGCCGATCAGCAGCCCGACCGAAAACGCGACGCGCCAGCCCCACGCGTGCAGCTGATCGGCCGTCAGCAGCAGGCTCAGCAGCGCGGACACACCGGCCGCGAGCACGGTCGCGAGCCCCTGTGTCGACATCTGCCAGCTCGCGAAGAAGCCGCGCCGCTTCGCGTCGGCCTGCTCGACCATGAACGCGGTCGCCGCGCCGAATTCGCCGCCGGTCGAAAAGCCCTGCAGCATCCGCGCGACGATGATCACGAGCGGCGAGGCGATGCCGATCTGCGCATACGTCGGCGCGAACGCGATCATCGCAGTGCCGACCATCATCAGCCCGATCGACACCGTGAGCGATGCCTTGCGGCCCGCGCGGTCCGCGTAGCTGCCGAGCACGATCGAGCCGAGCGGACGCGTGATGAACGAGATGCCGAACGTGCCGACCGACAGCAGCAGCGAAGTCGCCGCGTCGTGGGTCGGGAAAAACAGCTGGCCGATGACGATCGCGAAATAACCGTAGATCAGCAGATCGTAGAACTCCAGCGCGTTGCCGATGCTCGCGGCGCAGATCTCGCGCCACGGATTGTGCGGCGCCGGCGCCGCGGCTTGCGTATTGCGGGTCATGCCTGTGCTCCTCCGGGAATGCTGGCCGTCAGGATTTTGAAAGACGGCGCGCGGCGGTTGCCGGCGGCCGTTCGGGCCAGTCAAGCGCGGAGTGTAGGCAACGCGGTGCGCGCGTTCGTGCCGTTTCGGCACGCAAGCGTGCTGATCGGCGCAACGCGTACGCCGACCGGTTCGGGCAGCCGGCTCAGGCGGCCGGAGCGCCGTCGTCGTCCCGTGATGGCCCGGTGCGCCAGATCGCGTCGAGCACCGGGTGCGGTTCGTTCCGGCGGCGGTACAGCGCGATGTCGAAGCCGATCTGCCAGTCGGCGCCGCCGACGATCGCGAGCTCACCGCGCCGGACGTCGTCCGCGACGAGCCGCTGTGGCAGCCATGCGAGGCCGAGCCCGCGCCGCGCCATCGCGAGGATCGCTTCGTACGAGTCGGCCTGGTACACGGGCCGCAGTGTCGGACGGTTCGGCATTTCGGCGAGATGCCGCGCAAGCACCGCGCGCAGCGTCAGCGTGCGCGCGAACGCGAGCCACGGCACCGGCGCCTGCCCGGCCGGCAGCCGGTAGCGCGCGCTGCCGCGCGCATCGAGTGCGCTGACGGGCACCAGCACCTCGCGCGCGACGGACAGCCAGTCGAAGCGGTCGCGATCGATCAGCAGCCGTGTGTGCGGGCTCGAATAGACGATCAGCATGTCGGCTTCGCCGGCCGTGAGCTGCAGGATCGCTTCCTCCGCGCTGCCGGTCGACACGGTCGCCGTGAAAAAGCCCGCGCGCGCAACCGTCTCGTCGTACCAGTCGGGAAAGAAGGTGGCCGACAACGTGCGGCCGGTCGCGATCCGCAGGTTGTTCTCCAGCACTGGCGACGCTTCCTGCAGTTGCGTGCGCGCGCCGTGCAGGATGTCGAGCGCATTCGATGCCGCATCGAGGAAGACGGTGCCGGCCGCCGTCAGTTCGAGCGGCTTCGTGCGTGCGATCAGCCGCGTGCCGACCCATTCCTCGAGCGAACGGATGCGGCGGCCGAACGCCGGATGCGTGACGAAACGGTTTTCCGCTGCGCGCGTGAAGCTGCGCGTGCGGGCCAGTTCGACGAAGTCTTCGAGCCATTTCAGTTGCATGGCGTGGCTCCGGGGCAGGTATGCGACGGGATGCCGGGCAGCGCCGCGCGAGCGCGACGCTCCGGCCGGCTCTCCCGGTCCGATCGACGGCGACAAGTCATGTGCATGGGGTCGGCATCACCCCGCCGTCACGACACGCACGCGCGGCGAATCGAGCCGCACGCTCAACCAGCGTTCGATTCGCTGGCGATCCGCGCGCGGCAGCGGCTTCGCGGTCGACACGACGAAGGTCACGAACGGTTCCGCGTCCGGCGTGCTCGCGCCGGCGTCCCATCCGTCGGTCGCGCCGTACAGGATCTCGCGGATCTGCGGATACTGCGTGCGCAGCTCGCGCGCGACGCGCGACAGCTCGGCCTGCTGCGTCGCACGGCCGTCGATTTCGTGCTGCAGGCGTGCGATCGTCCGGTCTTTCGCGTCCATTTCAGTGCGCGTCGCGTCGTTCGCGGCGATCAGGTCCTGCGCGATGCTCGCCTTCAGCGACGACGCGAGCGAGCCCGTGTCGATCCGTTCGTCGCCAGCCTGCTGCACGACAAGCCGGCTGTTCTGCAGGCCGTAGGCCGGCAGCTTGTCCGCCAGCCGGTCGAGTTTCGCCTGGTCGACCCGCTGACCGACCAGCGTCGCCTCGATCACGCGGCCGCGCGGATCGACGCGCTTGCTCGCGACCACCGACAGCGGCAGCGACAGCTCGGTCTTGATGAACTGCTCGGCGCGCGCGTTGAACACTTCCTGCGTGACGAGCCGGTACGCGAGAATCACGCTCGGCACGGCCGTCAGCACGACCGCCGCGAGCACGACGCGCCGCACGCGGCGCTGCAGCGTTTCGTCTACCGGCGCGACCGGCTTCGCGCGGATCACCCACGTCACCACCAGCGTCGCGAACGCGATGAACACCGAGTTGATCGAGAACAGGTAGAACGCGCCGGCGAAATACGCGAGGCTGCCGTGCGCGAGGCCGTAGCCGGCCGTGCACAGCGGCGGCATCAGCGCGGTCGCGATCGCAACGCCGGGGATCACGTTGGTCTTTTCGCTGCGCGTCGCGCCGATCATCCCGACGAGGCCGCCAAACAACGCGATCAGCACGTCCCAGATGCTCGGCGACGTGCGCGCGAGCAGCTCGGAGTGTTCGCCCGTCAGCGGGCTCAACGAGAAATACAACGCCGACGTCGCGAGGCTGATCAGCGTCGCGATGGCCAGTGTCTTCAGCGACCGGCGGATCAGCGCGAAATCGTAGATGCCGATCCCGTAGCCGAGCCCCATGATCGGCCCCATCAGCGGGGAAATCAGCATCGCGCCGATGATGACCGCGGTGGAGTTCACGTCGAGGCCGATCGACGCGACGAAGATCGCGGAGATCAGGATCCACAGGTTCGTGCCGCGCAGCCCGACGCCGCTGCGGATGTCCTGGTCGATCGTTTCGCGGTCGGCCTGGCCTTCGCGCAGGCTGAAGTACTGGCGAAACGTGGCACGCAGGCGGGTCAGCGTGCGGGAAGCTGAGGTGGTCATGGTTGTTGTCGGGTTCGGGTGCCGGGGGCGACGGGATTGCGGCGGCCATGCGTCGCGCGGTGCGCATGGCAGAGGCCACGCGCACCGCGGAGCAAGCATCGCATAGGGGCCGCGTTCGCACAATTCTCCGGGGCGGCCCGCTCGTCGTCGTGGCGGCGTTACGGAATCGGTGGCGCGCCGCGCAGGACCGTGCGCAATGCCACGTCGAACGGCGTCGCATGGTCGATGCCGAGCGCGCGCAGGCGCGACGCGTCGAGATGGCAATCGTGCGGGCGCGGCGTCGCGTCGGTCGGCTGGTCGATCGGCGTGAGCGATGCGTCGACGCCGAGCGCGGCAGCGATGCGCTGCGCGATGTCGTGCTTCGTCATCGGCTCCTCGCCCGACCAGTGACGGATGCCCGTGACGGATTCACCCGCGAGATGGCACAGCGTCAGGTCGCGGATCACCTTCGCGACGTCCGGCGTGTAGGTCGGGTAGCGGATCGCCCAGGCGTCCATGCCGACCGCTTGCGCGCCCGGACGGGCGGATGCCACGGTCGCCGGGACGAGGCTCGTGACCGCCGATTCGCTCCAGTCGGCGATCGGACCGAAGAGCAACGGCAGGCGCAGCACGCAGGAGAGCGAAGATGCCGCGAGGAGCGCCGCCTCGCCTTCCAGCTTGGTGCGGCCGTAGATGTTCAACGGGTTCGGCGTGGCGTCTTCCGTGTACGGAGCGGCCTTGCCGTCGAAGACGTAGTCCGTGGAAATGCCGAGCGTCCATGCGCCGTATCGGGCGGCCAGCGCGCCGACACGGGCCGGTGCATCGACGTTGATCGCGCGGGCAGCGGCCGGATCACGTTCGCAGACGTCCGGGCGGCGTTCGGCGGCGCAGAGGATGACGGCGGCCGGGCGGCGGGTTTCGAAGAGGTGCTCGAGAGCCGGTTGGTCGAGGACGTCCAGCTGCGCGAGGTTTTCCGGTGGCAATGCCAGAAGTTTTGCACCTTCGCTTTGCGGGTTCCGGATCGTCGCAAGCAGCGTCAGCGACGACTCGCTGGCCAGCGATGCGGCAACCGCGCGGCCGAGCAGGCCAGAGGCGCCGATAAGGAGGATGGTGGGGAGGTCGGTCGGTGACGGTGTGCTTGGCATCGGGAACGGATTGCTTCGAAGTATGGAAGTGTGAGGTTACAACGTGTGCCCGGATGTCATCTTCAAAAATTCGCGTCCCCGTCGGACCCAGCGGCGCACGGCAGCGCCCCCGAAATCCCCCGCTTACTCGCGTATCGGCTCAATCAGCATGCCGGGAGCGTAGATGCGTTTTCGTCAAGCAACCGGCCATTCGAGTCGAACAGACCCAAAATTCTCTCCGACTCGGACGACAGAAAGTCGTCCAGCGAATCCCATTGTTTAAGCGGACGTATCGAATCACTTCCGCACAGATAAATGCTTGAATCGCCGCACCTCGTATAAGCGAGGCTTCCGTCCCAGTCGTACCACGCAAAGAACACCATGTCCTCGTCAGCGTCGCGGATTCGCTCCTCTACGTTCGGCGTTCTCATGTCGTATGGCTGGAGCAACGCGCCGCCACTTCGACCTGAACGCTTGCGGAGGCCGTAGACGATCAGCGTATCGAGGAAATAGTGAAATCCATTGCACTCGGCATAAAAATCGATGAGTTGTTGGGGCAACCGCCTTCCGACCAACTGCTCCAGCCGAGCAATTTCGTCATGCGCAAGCGGCGGATAGAGTGTATGCAAATAAGCCTCTCTACCGACGCGAGGGCATTTTCCATACAACGCCGATCCATTTTCCGCAATGCACTCACCCAATGATGAAAATTTCGCCATTCGATCACGAACAGAAGAAATCAATTTTCACCTCGACAAATCAAAAAGCATCAAAAATATTCACGCTTCATGGAATGTTGCATCGTACGAAGGCCCGCGTGCTCCGAGTACCTTTCCTATGTCCTTGTTGCCAGTGGCAACTTCAAGCTGCCCACTTGTCCCCGCCGACGGCGTAATGACGCCGCCGCCAATACCATTGACAGTGTTCGACTGACTGGCCAGATCAAATACGCCAGACGCGCTCTGATTCTTCGTCGAACGCCCAGCCCCGTGCTTGGCTTCGAATGCGTCGACGTTGATCGCGCGGGCAGCGGCCGGGTTACGTTCGCAGACGTCCGGGCGGCGTTCAGCGGCGCAGAGGATGCGGCGGCCGGTCGGCGGGTTTCGAAGAAGTGTTCGAGGGCCGGTTGGTCGAGGATGTCCAGCTCCGCGATGTTTTCCGGTGGCAATGCGAGAAGTTTTGCGCCTGCGCTTTGCGGCTTCCCGATCATTGCAAGCGGCGTCAGCGACGACTCGCTGACCAAGGTTGCGGCAACCGCGCGGCCGAGCAGACCGGCGGCACCGATGAGGAGATGATGGGGCGGTCGATACAAACTGATTCGACGTGTACCACCTACGCGATCCGACTCCCTTCAGCTGAGCGGAAGCCTCACTTTTTTCCAGGGAAGATTCCGGGTTTTCCGGACGAGATCACCGACTTTATCTGCACTCAATTTTTTACTCTTCGGCAATTTTATTGCAGTCAGCAAGAGCAATTTCACGCTATCCTCGTCGCCGCCCTCGCGATCCTGATAATCATGATCAAAACTGTAATCAGAAAACAGAAGGGCGTCGATTTCTTCAGGCCAGACGATTCGAGATCCCTCGATACCCTCCGGCGTTAAAACATCTCCCTCCGCGAATACCGTACCCGCATCCATCCGCGCGCAGATCCATTCAAAAATTGCGCCAGGAAATTGATAACGGGGCTCGCACTCCGCACATTCCGGGGCCAGGGGCCAATCCGACTCGACACAAAACATCAATTCCAGACGGGGAGAAAATTCAAAAAGTCCGATCGTAAAAAGCAGCTTGCTTGATTTATCTTCCTTTATCAACGCGGCACGACTTTCAACCGGCGCCTGTCCCACCGCAACGGTTTTCCTGTCGATCAGGATCGGGCCGACCTTGTGATAAATGTGCTCCAGAATTCCACTCCCACGCTCCTCTGCAAGATCGATCGCCTCAACCGATCGCCTCGCACCGACGCGTTGCAATGCTTGCACCACTGCTTCCTGTTTGTAGACCAACGCGGCATCAAGCGCGGTCTGGTTGAACTTCCTTTGCAACCTGTCGAGATTGGCATCGTGCTCGACCAGGAAGACAACGACATCCCGATGCCCGTTCATGGACGCTTCGATCAACGGCGTAGTGACACCGCATCCGTGACCATTCACGCTCGCGCCGTGCTTGAGGAGGAACTGCACGGTCGACAAATGGCCAGCCGAAGCCGCCCCAACCAGCGGCGTCAGAAAATTGTCGTCGCAAACATCGACGCTGACGCCCATATCGAGCAAATATCGACATGCATTCAGCCGACCTTGCGCGGCGGCACGGTGCATAAGGTTCAGGCCACCACCAGCGCCCCCGTACACCGGAACATTTAAAAAATCCGGATGTTCGTCGAATATTTTCGCAAGCCCGCCAACATCATCCTGGGATACAAATTCATAAATATCACCAAAAACACCTGCATTCTGCTCAAAAATCGCGCGAGCATCCGTCATTTGAATATTCCCTTCGATGCAT
This genomic interval from Burkholderia cepacia contains the following:
- a CDS encoding reverse transcriptase family protein; its protein translation is MHASLRDTTRTIAEAMLAGSPERGGVIARMAAVLGDAPMWAHEVADASLARFGAHWADADIDVLADVVAEAPGFVRAWYGDPRPVVIRVVRRPPVQRPLPAPLAGCDVPQWATTGDLAGWLGVSAPELDWLSDHWRVGARSSATPLHHYTYVALDKRSGGSRLVEIPKGRLREAQRRILHGLLDRIAPHGAVHGFRKGHGIVSFAAPHADRDVVVRFDLADFFVSVRAARVHALFATLGYPVEVARMLTGLCTNRVPSARLLAPDLRDRFDWIGRQRYRERHLPQGAPTSPALANLCAFRFDMRLAALARSLDATYTRYADDLAFSGGGALARNVERLQIRVAAIALEEGFALQLRKTRVMRRGSRQQLAGVVVNRHPNLARDEFDLLKAILTNCIRRGPASQNRAAHPDFRAHLAGRVAHAAALNAARGAKLRALLDRIAWDTDYAGR
- a CDS encoding plasmid fertility inhibition factor family protein → MLTRLRNGLDRARDLRESGPASTLSLRPTACELVDLSAKRAIWRVPVPGQVDCYLAAEPGGVERFVVHLDAEAFYRRWLETSPAFPKQDSQDCVPRRAMPLDSKFAIAATAFRGGREAPVALPPVGYWPAGSGYEVAMSDGMTRTFWLLANRVRSFPVSVADATWATMLSGMAGIGVAPIAYSALFARGV
- a CDS encoding succinylglutamate desuccinylase/aspartoacylase domain-containing protein — encoded protein: MTTLEAIRAALPAYPIEVAFPDISRWRAGNAGVDYLHTFDSGKPGKHVMILALTHGNEVSGAIAVDALLAAGLRPVAGRLSLGFGNVGAYEHFSAENADATRYLDEDMNRVWTPAALDGTRASRELARARAMRPLLDTVDLLLDIHSMHEASAPLMMTGPLDKAIALAAAIGTPEHVIVDRGHANGTRLRDYGGFGDPASAKNALLIETGQHFAASARDVALDSAARFLLHADVVAHDDVAAFLTQAAPVRQKFIEITEPVVARSMDFRFSQPFTGLEVIEKAGTEIARDGDDVIVTPYDNCVIVQPSMRHLGVNVTMMRLGRLLDR
- a CDS encoding MFS transporter translates to MTRNTQAAAPAPHNPWREICAASIGNALEFYDLLIYGYFAIVIGQLFFPTHDAATSLLLSVGTFGISFITRPLGSIVLGSYADRAGRKASLTVSIGLMMVGTAMIAFAPTYAQIGIASPLVIIVARMLQGFSTGGEFGAATAFMVEQADAKRRGFFASWQMSTQGLATVLAAGVSALLSLLLTADQLHAWGWRVAFSVGLLIGPVGLYIRRNIDEPADFRRLGEQGRAKSPLRDVFVRDRANMLLGAGVVATATAFNYVHKLYMPTYAVKQLHIPATSSYLGAVVTGAMLMVAAPVVGHLSDRFGRIRVMLVALILVGVTTWPLFVVLNRYPTVETLLAVQALVGLLIAVSLAPLPALLADIFPTSTRGTGLALSYNFSVTLFGGFAPLIVTWLIDATHNKLAPSFYVMATAVLGITSVISLGRRMRGAAADSTPSTRATEA
- a CDS encoding LysR family transcriptional regulator; this encodes MQLKWLEDFVELARTRSFTRAAENRFVTHPAFGRRIRSLEEWVGTRLIARTKPLELTAAGTVFLDAASNALDILHGARTQLQEASPVLENNLRIATGRTLSATFFPDWYDETVARAGFFTATVSTGSAEEAILQLTAGEADMLIVYSSPHTRLLIDRDRFDWLSVAREVLVPVSALDARGSARYRLPAGQAPVPWLAFARTLTLRAVLARHLAEMPNRPTLRPVYQADSYEAILAMARRGLGLAWLPQRLVADDVRRGELAIVGGADWQIGFDIALYRRRNEPHPVLDAIWRTGPSRDDDGAPAA
- a CDS encoding DUF389 domain-containing protein, translated to MTTSASRTLTRLRATFRQYFSLREGQADRETIDQDIRSGVGLRGTNLWILISAIFVASIGLDVNSTAVIIGAMLISPLMGPIMGLGYGIGIYDFALIRRSLKTLAIATLISLATSALYFSLSPLTGEHSELLARTSPSIWDVLIALFGGLVGMIGATRSEKTNVIPGVAIATALMPPLCTAGYGLAHGSLAYFAGAFYLFSINSVFIAFATLVVTWVIRAKPVAPVDETLQRRVRRVVLAAVVLTAVPSVILAYRLVTQEVFNARAEQFIKTELSLPLSVVASKRVDPRGRVIEATLVGQRVDQAKLDRLADKLPAYGLQNSRLVVQQAGDERIDTGSLASSLKASIAQDLIAANDATRTEMDAKDRTIARLQHEIDGRATQQAELSRVARELRTQYPQIREILYGATDGWDAGASTPDAEPFVTFVVSTAKPLPRADRQRIERWLSVRLDSPRVRVVTAG
- a CDS encoding dTDP-4-dehydrorhamnose reductase family protein → MPSTPSPTDLPTILLIGASGLLGRAVAASLASESSLTLLATIRNPQSEGAKLLALPPENLAQLDVLDQPALEHLFETRRPAAVILCAAERRPDVCERDPAAARAINVDAPARVGALAARYGAWTLGISTDYVFDGKAAPYTEDATPNPLNIYGRTKLEGEAALLAASSLSCVLRLPLLFGPIADWSESAVTSLVPATVASARPGAQAVGMDAWAIRYPTYTPDVAKVIRDLTLCHLAGESVTGIRHWSGEEPMTKHDIAQRIAAALGVDASLTPIDQPTDATPRPHDCHLDASRLRALGIDHATPFDVALRTVLRGAPPIP
- a CDS encoding SMI1/KNR4 family protein → MAKFSSLGECIAENGSALYGKCPRVGREAYLHTLYPPLAHDEIARLEQLVGRRLPQQLIDFYAECNGFHYFLDTLIVYGLRKRSGRSGGALLQPYDMRTPNVEERIRDADEDMVFFAWYDWDGSLAYTRCGDSSIYLCGSDSIRPLKQWDSLDDFLSSESERILGLFDSNGRLLDENASTLPAC
- a CDS encoding ankyrin repeat domain-containing protein; its protein translation is MTDARAIFEQNAGVFGDIYEFVSQDDVGGLAKIFDEHPDFLNVPVYGGAGGGLNLMHRAAAQGRLNACRYLLDMGVSVDVCDDNFLTPLVGAASAGHLSTVQFLLKHGASVNGHGCGVTTPLIEASMNGHRDVVVFLVEHDANLDRLQRKFNQTALDAALVYKQEAVVQALQRVGARRSVEAIDLAEERGSGILEHIYHKVGPILIDRKTVAVGQAPVESRAALIKEDKSSKLLFTIGLFEFSPRLELMFCVESDWPLAPECAECEPRYQFPGAIFEWICARMDAGTVFAEGDVLTPEGIEGSRIVWPEEIDALLFSDYSFDHDYQDREGGDEDSVKLLLLTAIKLPKSKKLSADKVGDLVRKTRNLPWKKVRLPLS